The DNA sequence CAGTGTGCACAGCATCTATGAATGATTCATAGCAAATTCACCACAGTGCTGCAGGACTGTAAGAAAAATGGAATCAGGTGCAGACAACTCATTTGCTGAACATCATGTAGACTCCGAACGAGATAGGTGTAACATTCTGGAACACTTCTCTCAATCTTAGCGTTGGAGGCCCAGTAGTATTTATTCACCTTATCCCATCCAGGATGAAAATTCATGATGTATTTCAGCAGCTTAAAGTAATCGTTGCATGTATACAGATGAACTGTGGCTATGAAATTACAACTTATTTGTATTgagatcttttaaaaaaaacttgttcgACCATTTTCGCCATTTTGGTTGGATATGATGGGGGAGCCTGGTTGGTCCACGTCTACCACACTTGTTAGGGACCCCTATTTCTCTTGGGTGGGAGGAACTGACCCCAGCCTTGCTCTCTGCTGGATGGGCGGTTGCCTGGAGCGTGATGTTAGTCCCCCCTGTGGGGCCCTGGTTCATGGctaggtggtggtggtgggctgctcgtcATAGGCTTGGAGGGGCTCTCCGGTGGGTGGGACCTCATGCTGAGCATACTGACACAGCGGTAAGGCTGTTCTCATGTCGGGCTGGGGCTCGCTCTCTGTGCCGTTGTGCCCCCCTGGTCTCTGGTGCTGCAGTTCTTCCAGCCAACGTCTGCTAGTGTCTGGGGGGGTCCTAGCTGTCACTGCTATTTTGCCTTCTTTGTGTGGACTGACCAGGTGCCCCCCCCCGTTTTgtattccatcatccaccacagTAGAACACAGGCGGGTGCCAACTTGCCTTTGCACAAACAGTATGCATGACGGAATGATATGCTTTAGATATGTTTGGTTGTATGCAAAAGTTTGTGCGCGTGGGCTGTatttgtacatgttgacatgtttgtgtgtgaagttttttttaggaCCCAAGAGGTGTGTTTGTAATATTTTAGTTTGACAAACATCTACACCTGAAAATATGTATGCTACAAcatacaaatgtaaaataaggtTTATCCTTAgatacaaaaaggggtttaaagaaatatacaccttgtgtgtcagaagattcataaccccctattGTACCAATAAAATAGGTGCTCCAGAACCatttgctcaaaaaaaaaagaaaaatagaacaaGAAGTGTCACTTCCTCTCTAATCTATTCCAAGTTGCTTCCCCTGAGGGCCAGGTCCACTTATTATGCCCCCACATGAAGTCCCAGACTCATAACCTCAGCCCAGACTCATTACTTTAGGAATGAAGGTTGATATGCAAGAAATTAACTGGGACCTTTTCCCTGGCAGAGGCTGCTCCGCCTGTAGAAAAATGTTAAGTTTAATAGTTTGCAGAATTCCAAACATACAATTTAGAACACTGGCACAAAGAGGAGTGCTTGCATTTCCTATACCTAAATAGTAATAAAGGAAACAAAATGTTCAAGTTTGACCTTGTCTATATTTcctaccacaaaaacaaaacaaaaaaagaaggtgAATCAATGTTTCTTTGAAGAGGCTAGAAAGTTCAGGGTCTGGAGTAATACTGTCAATACTGAGATGTTGTGGAGGCATTGGAAatacaaatgtattttcaatGCCAGCAACAGAGGAGTTGTGTTGTCTTGGGACCTTTCCAACAGCATTGTTTATCAGTGAAATCCCTGGAGAAGCTTGAACTGCCATGCTGTAGCTGTTAGATGGTGGATGCAGTTAAATAAAGGCTGCAAGCTTCACCTGTAGATTATGTTTCCTGTTAGAAAAGTCTAAcgccctcttttttttatgttattcaaATCTAGTTATGGAAGTAAATGGTGActatttaaaaacccactgaGACAGTACTAAAGGGTTAAGCCAAAAAGAGTCGCACTGAGTTGTTGCAGTGTAGGTCGAGCGAGGGGAATTATTTTCTAATTGTAAAATACAGCACTTCATTTTCTATCCCTTCCTTTCTATCGGCGTCAGTCACATTGAGGTGAAGAGCAccagaatatatttaaaatacatgTTTGATTAAACCTAACAAAGTTAAGAAATTGGTTtggataaaacattttatttgttgtttgctTATATGAGCAATTAGTGAGTAATCTGGCTTCCCTGGAATTACCTAGAGTAACACAGCACAGAGACGTCAAAGAGGCAAAAACTCcaatatttgtctttatttggaACAATCCAAGAAAACAGTCCAAGAAAACAGGCAATATGAAGAATAGTCCAGAAAGATTTACTGGTTTTCTATATACAGGATGCAAAAGAGACATTAATATATAATCGTAGTAATTAAGGTCACTGTAATCGAGCGTAACTCTTGCAGAGTTCATGATCCCTGATATCTCCCCAGCCGCCGTTTTTCACATGAGGTGCAACGCCTCCAGCGCCACTGGCGGGCAGCCTCTTTGTGATCAGCAGGTATTTGGGAAACAGCTGGTTTCCACTGCTCTGCAAGATGTtctcaatttttgttttctgggtGACAGGCATACAGGTGGCCTTCTTGTGGTGCATGCCGCAGTCTCCTGCGTGGAAAATGCGGGGCGCTTCACTCACCATCACTTTCCAGTAGGTGGGTAGGCAGTTCACAGTTAGGTGCTGCAAGGACCAGTCCCAGTTGTAATCGTCATATGTGCAGAATGTGTCGGTGCACTTCAGGAGTTTCTGGTAAGTCTCCCGATTCAGAGCCATCCCCATGTTGTGCTCTGTGGATTTCCAGGCTTTCACCTCCACTTTGTTTGCCTTGCTGGAGTAACTGATGTGGCTGTAGCTCCCCAGGGAGAGGATGTCGCAGTCGGGGCACTGCTCCCTTTTGAGAGCAGTCATCAGCTTTAGGAGATGGATGAAGTCTGGAGACAAATAGTGGTCCTCCTCAATCAGCAGAACCAGACCTTTGTGGTCTTTGAGATAATGCACTCTGTCCCAGACAAAATGCAGCTTCCACCACCAATGGTGCTTGGTCTGAGAGAACTTGGCCTCCCGGTAGTGGCCGAAGGAGTCAGGAAACTCTGCATTGATGCATCCCAGTTTTAAGGCATCCTTTTTGGGAATGTCTCTGGGACAGTCCTTGGGGTCATTGCCAGGGAACTCGTGGGGGTATAGCTGGATGCTGAAGGGGAAGAAAATCTGAAGGACTTGACAAAAGTCAACAGAAGCCACCACTTTATTTATCTCTGGTGACCAGTAATCGTGGCTGAATATCAGCAGTATGCTGTCCACACCTCTGGCCTTTCGTAAACTATCAACCAAAAGCTTTAGGTAGTCCGGTCGGTTGTGCACCTGAACCACCACAACCAGGTCATCTTTTTGCCGGGCTGTTTTAAACTTCTTCTCGTTTCTTATTGTCTGGTCAAAGTTGAGCTGGAAGACGATGCCTCGATACACCAAAGTGTTGTTATTGATGTCTGGTTttatcatttttgctttttcctttgCCTTTTCCTGATGTGTTTCATTGGTCTGTACGACGGGGATCTGGACGGATACTTGGCTCGTTGCAGGTGTGGCTGGCACTTGAACGTGATTGTTGGTACTACTGCTTTTTTTCATCGCCTCCACATCCTTGGGGAACTCTCtactttcagtctttttttgcaTTCCGCTGCTCCAGAAAGCAAGACCACAGACGACAACCACCAGAGTCAGAAACACCACTTTCCTCTTGTAGATTCGGAATCTCATGATAGAAAACCAGTTGACCAGAAGGAACTTGGCCTaatcaaaaaaaactaaaaacaaaacaaaaagagaaaaaaagacaaagtgtCTTGAAGTGTTGCTTTTTAACGGAGGTCAAccttggttaaagaaaaaaaaaaaatagctgttgGCAAAAATAACTGTTGCTGTAAACGGTAATCCAGCTGGAATGTCATCGGTAGTCCGTGAATATTCCATAAGGCATGACGGTTGTTGGCGGGTAGAGTGCAGAAGCCACCTATGGACCAAAAAAAGACACTGCATCAAACAAAATGCCTCATGGCCATAAACTTAATGATTTGaaagtaaaatgtaacaaatactGATGTTCTGTCTGGCtaaatgactgtttttattgtaaaaatcaGACATTTACAAGAGatttgaagctttaaaaaacGAACAAACATGCTTCTGAACAAGATCAACCTGGCTAATGTACCTCAGATTTCCTTGAGGCTTTGACAGAAATTCCAGTGAAATCCATAAAGTATACAACAAAgtgtaaataaaactaaaccGTGATAATATCAGATAATTACAGCTTAGAAAGATTTCATCCTGAAACAATTCTTGGTcataaaaacacagcagaaacaATTTGTATTGGAACTAAAGAACTGAACAAGGCGTGCATTTTCTGGGTTTATTGaccaaaaataaaccaaattatGACaggctgtttttatttgttcagaTATTGTGAAATGGCTTTAGAGCAGGgatgcccaaatccaggcctcaagggccggccTCCAGTTAGTTTTCCAGAAATCATGccttttctgctgtttattacctgagtcaggtgtgtttagccaataaagaGCTTTAATGGcaggatggttggaaaacatgtaggagaCACCGACCCTCAAGGCCCGGATTTTGGCGCCCCCCGTTTAGAGTCTTCATTtagtggttgttgtttttttaccaacTAAGATATTTTTTACGCCTCCTTAATTACTCCAAAGTTTTAACCAAATAAAGTCCAACAGAGAACAACcctaaaaaatgtgaaaatcaggttccttttgaaaaaaaaaaaaaaaaagtcacaactcTTTTCACTGAATTGATATTTCaggccatttttttaaactcggACAAACCaatcgttttattttttggagacTTATTTTGGCATCAattgcaaaacatttaaataggTTTAAAAGCATCAGTAGAAGAAATTTGTCTCCCAACAGCTTCTATTTCATGTTCTGAAACttggatttattgtttgattttatccaaatagtttgttttttatgtgtgtgtgttatgtgtgtgtgtgtttttttttacgatggagttttagggccaccagaaaagaaaaaaagtaaaattacgagattgaaactagtaaatttacaagaaaaaaacttgtacacTTACGAGGAAAAacatcgtaaatttacgagattaaagtggaagtgagcacaCAGAGCAgtagcaggtgaacgccgtgcagcagcagagcagactgagTAAACTTCATTGAACAGGTAAGCTCAATATTTATTGATaaggttaaaaatgtttggaagctcatttgtttgttttacgatttatgaatgttttattgATTGATGGGTGGCTTGCAAGATCTCTGCAGCCCTTTGATGAAGACATCgatgtccctgcagctgtccacttcaatcctttcttcctccatgaaaCCAAGATCTCTCcatctgtgtgacgcttccgtatgaggaggagcacttttctagttaatttacaacttaaaattcgtaattaaaaaataaaaaagtttgtaaaccggccctaaaactccgtcgtatttTTTACATGCAACTTTCAAGACATTGTAGTCCACTTCAGGGTGAAGATTTTTGCTTTCTACTTCTACTTACACTGCTGCATAATTTTCAGGAAATCTGACGTGAAGCAGAAAGCTGGTGAGAGATAAGGATGGGAGGAGCAGGGTGTCATCAACAAAACAGTGAAAACTGAAGAGGTGAGTGGGAGAAGATGGGCGATGAAGAGGAGGGGCCCCAGGAGAGAGCCTTGGGGCACTCCTAAAGTGACGGAGGAGGGCTGGGATCTGAAGGTTTTGAGGTGGATAAACTAGGAACAGACATACCTGTCTGTATGTGGGTGTGGGTGATGGAGGAGGATGATGCTAAAAGAGGTCGAGAAGGATGAGAATAGAGTCAATTAGAATCCGCTACTGTGAAAAGATAGTGATAATAAGGACAGTTTCTGTGATAAAAGTGGGATGAAAACCAGACCAAAAGTTCTCAtacaaagcattttatttgagaGGGAGTTTAGCAGCAAgctgttttttggaaaacaaaccGTGGGTTAAAGATGGGACTAGGCCTGCataatataccgcaaatttatcgttatcgcgacattaagctgtgcaatatgcataccgcaaaagatggcaaaaatcgcaataaatggttaccttaaatgtgctaaaacaatctcatggcagcttgaaatattgaacaaaggaaataaatccttttatgcatttaaccaatcagaaggacccgtttatgttgttgatcaatcagatgagcccttttatgtttgatgtttgcctcctacgtcgacaagggtcatttggagtataatttttaaactgttgcagtgaaatggaaatgatgtttttggttgttttgccatttgtttatataccgggaattatatcgttatcgcaatattaatcaccaatatcgtatatcgcgagttttcctcatatcgtgcagccctagatgGGACAAAAGCTAATAAAATATATGGGACCTGAAACTACTTTTCCCTAAAGGAGAACCAGCTGCAGATTTGAAGTGGGAAGGAAGAGAACCAGTGATGAGTGAGGAGTGAAAGATGAATAAAATCAAAGGGAGGAGACAGGGGAAAGCTGTGTGGAGGTTGAGCTGACATGTAGAAATGTCTGACTACAGATAAATAAATGTACAGAAACTGAAAATTTATAAtgcaatttttgtcttttatttataagaAAACCAAAGCATCAGCAGATTGCTCTGACCATACTGTCTATTGGATTCCGCGCAGTTGCATTTCATCACATTTGTCTCCAGAACCTACTGGGGTTTACTTAAAACTCTGGGCTCTGAAGAGTGACAGTGAGACGGTATTTGACCGAATTAGCTACTCCTTCAGTTTCATCCACAGCCCTGCATCCTGATTGAAATAAGCTCCAGTTTGAACAAGTGCGTTTTGGCTCTAGACTCAGATGAGAGGTTCCGTCTAAGTAGGTCATCTGAGCTCTAAGGAGGGCATAAAGATGGCTGCGCTGAAGAAAATCAGCAGTTTTACTTTCGTTAGCTTAGCCGTTGTTCAAAAACAATgggttaaacaataaaaaaaagttaaaaaaagtcaaagaaggTAAAACAGGGTTTG is a window from the Oryzias latipes chromosome 24, ASM223467v1 genome containing:
- the mgat2 gene encoding alpha-1,6-mannosyl-glycoprotein 2-beta-N-acetylglucosaminyltransferase — its product is MRFRIYKRKVVFLTLVVVVCGLAFWSSGMQKKTESREFPKDVEAMKKSSSTNNHVQVPATPATSQVSVQIPVVQTNETHQEKAKEKAKMIKPDINNNTLVYRGIVFQLNFDQTIRNEKKFKTARQKDDLVVVVQVHNRPDYLKLLVDSLRKARGVDSILLIFSHDYWSPEINKVVASVDFCQVLQIFFPFSIQLYPHEFPGNDPKDCPRDIPKKDALKLGCINAEFPDSFGHYREAKFSQTKHHWWWKLHFVWDRVHYLKDHKGLVLLIEEDHYLSPDFIHLLKLMTALKREQCPDCDILSLGSYSHISYSSKANKVEVKAWKSTEHNMGMALNRETYQKLLKCTDTFCTYDDYNWDWSLQHLTVNCLPTYWKVMVSEAPRIFHAGDCGMHHKKATCMPVTQKTKIENILQSSGNQLFPKYLLITKRLPASGAGGVAPHVKNGGWGDIRDHELCKSYARLQ